A region from the Aegilops tauschii subsp. strangulata cultivar AL8/78 chromosome 5, Aet v6.0, whole genome shotgun sequence genome encodes:
- the LOC109762808 gene encoding protein neprosin-like, with translation MKILGEQRKTLFLLCFIAVCGAVAKENRKGGRPNGGKYHRAISKTIQTEDGDIFDCIDIKSQPALDHPLLRNHSIQMEPSSHPIGLDGNSIPDTTLESSIHLVSCPLGTIPIWRSEQHYPIVDIKELTQQIYTRNITRNNKNNTASLAGLSRGQDIYGTTVSINVYDPEVYGTQDKSGGLTTIISGYSFDREHTNAVGVGWFVWQSNGGDKAARFHIFYDNGQKQCFDLKCPGFIHTSPNIPLGGKLSPISKYDGPQAHMNTFVYQDTNSNWWVKFGKESTVVGYWPGELFGYLKSKGTVGYWGGLVEGPTIKYKPPPMGSGHPASEGDGKAAYVKNIKIVTRDHQLVTPMSREFDVAVENPKCYSVAHKSDQDGGVHANWGGSGDCTL, from the exons ATGAAAATTCTCGGGGAACAAAGAAAGACGTTGTTTCTGCTATGTTTTATTGCAGTTTGTGGCGCAGTAGCCAAGGAAAATAGAAAAGGAGGAAGGCCTAATGGAGGAAAGTACCATCGGGCAATATCTAAGACAATCCAG ACAGAAGATGGTGACATTTTTGATTGCATAGATATCAAATCTCAGCCGGCACTCGACCATCCACTTCTTAGAAACCATTCAATACAG ATGGAACCAAGCTCACATCCTATTGGACTCGATGGCAACTCGATACCTGATACAACATTAGAGTCTAGTATCCATTTGGTTTCGTGTCCCTTGGGAACAATTCCAATATGGAGAAGTGAGCAGCACTATCCTATAGTTGACATTAAGGAACTAACTCAACAAATATACACAAGGAATATTACTCGAAATAATAAGAATAACACCGCTTCG TTGGCAGGTCTTAGCAGAGGCCAAGACATCTATGGAACTACCGTATCAATAAATGTCTATGACCCAGAAGTATATGGTACCCAAGATAAATCTGGAGGGCTTACAACTATAATAAGTGGTTATTCTTTTGATAGGGAGCATACCAATGCTGTTGGAGTCGGCTGGTTT GTTTGGCAAAGTAACGGAGGTGACAAGGCTGCTAGATTTCATATTTTCTAT GACAATGGACAAAAACAATGCTTTGATCTAAAATGCCCTGGATTTATACATACGAGTCCAAATATACCTTTAGGGGGGAAATTATCGCCAATCTCGAAGTACGATGGACCACAAGCTCATATGAACACGTTTGTTTATCAG GATACGAATTCAAACTGGTGGGTAAAATTCGGCAAGGAGAGCACTGTAGTCGGATATTGGCCAGGTGAACTCTTCGGTTACCTGAAATCGAAGGGTACTGTTGGCTACTGGGGTGGTTTGGTTGAAGGTCCTACAATTAAATATAAGCCACCACCCATGGGTAGCGGACACCCTGCTTCAGAGGGAGATGGTAAAGCAGCCTATGTGAAGAACATCAAAATTGTGACAAGAGATCACCAGCTCGTGACTCCAATGTCTCGCGAGTTTGACGTGGCCGTAGAAAATCCGAAGTGCTACTCGGTTGCTCACAAATCAGACCAAGACGGTGGAGTACATGCAAATTGGGGTGGTTCTGGGGATTGCACCCTTTGA